A genomic region of Desulfallas thermosapovorans DSM 6562 contains the following coding sequences:
- the xerD gene encoding site-specific tyrosine recombinase XerD, protein MEINTRHFLNYLAVERGLAQNTISSYALDLKQFKNFCRRRQVSKAGEITRNVVLNYILELKKSGRSSATIARHMAALKAFCRFLVDEQVLGSDPMANLESPGLPKKLPGVLAQEEVQKLLEQPRVGNPGGLRDKAMLELMYATGMRVSELLTLDLDQVDCEHGYVRCLGKGSKERIIPVGSVARNFLSEYLRWGRAKIKANKGEKALFLNMRGNRLTRQGFWKIIKKYARQAGIAREITPHTLRHSFATHLLENGADLRALQEMLGHADITTTQIYTHLTENKLRETYDKHHPRA, encoded by the coding sequence ATGGAAATAAATACAAGGCATTTTTTGAATTACCTGGCGGTGGAAAGGGGCCTGGCCCAAAACACCATTTCTTCCTATGCTTTGGATTTAAAGCAGTTCAAAAACTTTTGCCGGCGCCGGCAGGTGTCAAAGGCCGGGGAGATTACGCGCAATGTAGTGTTGAATTATATCCTGGAACTGAAGAAATCCGGCCGCTCCTCTGCCACCATAGCCAGGCACATGGCGGCATTAAAGGCCTTTTGCCGGTTTCTGGTGGATGAGCAGGTGCTGGGCAGCGACCCCATGGCCAATCTGGAATCACCGGGTTTACCAAAAAAATTGCCCGGTGTGCTGGCCCAGGAAGAAGTGCAAAAATTATTGGAACAGCCCCGGGTCGGTAATCCGGGCGGCCTTAGAGACAAGGCCATGCTGGAATTGATGTATGCTACCGGCATGCGGGTATCGGAACTATTAACCCTTGATTTGGACCAGGTGGACTGTGAACATGGTTACGTGCGCTGCCTGGGGAAAGGGTCCAAGGAACGCATCATCCCGGTGGGCTCGGTGGCCAGAAATTTTTTATCGGAATACCTGCGTTGGGGCAGGGCTAAAATAAAAGCAAATAAAGGTGAAAAAGCTCTTTTTTTAAACATGCGGGGCAACCGGCTCACCAGGCAGGGATTCTGGAAAATTATCAAAAAATATGCTCGCCAGGCCGGTATAGCCAGAGAAATTACACCGCATACTTTACGGCATTCCTTTGCCACGCACCTTTTGGAAAACGGCGCCGACCTGCGTGCCCTGCAGGAAATGCTTGGTCATGCCGATATCACCACTACCCAGATATATACCCATTTAACTGAAAACAAATTACGGGAAACATATGACAAACATCATCCCCGGGCATAG
- the spoIIM gene encoding stage II sporulation protein M, producing MGFMGRVITASLQQSWPLYLIVMVIFGLGILLGSLGVNTLSEEQTIELQRYLQSFLARAAEIDVDRIQMVKGALYDNLLVGLVMYILGLTIICLPLVLALIFFRGFVLGFTVGFLTAHPDWREFIVILVSMLPQNILFIPALIIGGTASLSFSILLVKRFNNSHIRIGPQFIGYSLIMAGCMVAFALAALAEGYVSPELTALSAALIGGR from the coding sequence ATGGGTTTCATGGGACGGGTAATAACCGCCTCCCTCCAGCAAAGCTGGCCCCTTTACCTGATTGTCATGGTTATCTTCGGTTTGGGCATACTGCTGGGCTCGCTGGGGGTCAATACATTGTCAGAGGAGCAAACCATAGAACTGCAGCGTTACTTGCAATCATTTTTAGCCCGAGCGGCTGAAATAGATGTGGACCGGATCCAGATGGTCAAGGGAGCGCTGTACGACAACCTGCTGGTGGGGTTGGTAATGTATATTTTGGGTTTAACTATTATTTGCCTGCCTCTGGTGCTTGCGCTAATCTTTTTTCGGGGATTTGTACTGGGTTTTACCGTGGGCTTTTTAACTGCGCACCCCGATTGGCGGGAGTTCATTGTAATCCTTGTCTCCATGCTGCCGCAAAATATACTTTTCATTCCTGCGCTAATTATTGGTGGTACAGCTTCACTTTCCTTTTCCATACTGTTGGTTAAAAGATTCAACAACTCCCATATTCGCATTGGACCCCAGTTTATCGGTTATTCATTGATCATGGCCGGTTGCATGGTTGCCTTTGCTTTGGCCGCTCTGGCCGAAGGGTATGTTTCACCGGAGTTGACTGCCCTCTCGGCAGCCCTGATCGGGGGGCGGTAA
- a CDS encoding DUF3866 family protein: MIRIRQGRVTGVKARRGDITEITVQIPGEPEGKAYNYDLLTGPVKTGDTVVLNTTAVSKNLGTGGAHFVMANVTIPPREAREPGHIMKLRYSPCQVKVLAAEEPDSPDAEIIKNTTSLDGVPVVVGTLHSMLAPAAAGAKAVTGGRARVVYVMTDGAALPLPLSNLVRELREKGLVDATITCGHAFGGDWECINIYTALLTAKAVARADVIIVAMGPGIVGTGSPLGFTGVEQGEIINAVNILGGQPVAIPRISFADPRERHRGLSHHTVTALGKIALTPCTVVLPRLRDPEQNTLILEQLSHAWPGDKHRQALEDGHPALAELKRREIKVTSMGRTPKDDPAFFLSAGAAGIYAAKLAVGTASNKGNQ; encoded by the coding sequence TTGATCAGAATAAGGCAAGGCCGGGTGACGGGCGTCAAAGCCAGGCGGGGGGATATAACGGAAATAACGGTGCAAATACCGGGGGAGCCAGAAGGGAAGGCGTACAACTATGATTTACTCACCGGACCGGTGAAAACCGGAGACACCGTGGTGCTTAACACCACCGCCGTGTCCAAGAACCTGGGCACGGGGGGTGCCCATTTTGTCATGGCCAATGTCACCATCCCCCCGAGGGAGGCCCGGGAGCCCGGGCATATAATGAAATTGCGCTACAGTCCCTGTCAGGTCAAGGTGCTGGCTGCCGAAGAGCCGGACAGCCCTGACGCGGAAATAATCAAAAATACAACGTCCCTGGACGGTGTGCCTGTGGTGGTGGGTACGCTGCACAGTATGCTGGCTCCCGCGGCGGCTGGGGCCAAGGCAGTTACCGGTGGCCGGGCCCGGGTGGTGTATGTGATGACGGACGGCGCGGCTCTGCCATTGCCCCTTAGCAATCTGGTCCGTGAACTGCGGGAAAAGGGACTGGTGGATGCTACCATAACCTGCGGCCATGCCTTTGGCGGTGATTGGGAGTGTATCAATATTTATACTGCGCTGTTGACGGCAAAGGCAGTGGCCCGGGCGGATGTCATCATTGTGGCCATGGGACCGGGGATTGTGGGTACCGGTTCCCCGCTGGGCTTCACCGGTGTGGAACAGGGGGAAATAATTAACGCCGTGAATATACTGGGCGGCCAGCCGGTGGCGATTCCCCGCATCAGTTTTGCTGATCCCCGGGAAAGACACCGGGGTCTCAGCCACCACACTGTGACCGCCCTGGGCAAAATTGCCCTGACACCTTGCACGGTGGTGCTGCCCCGGTTACGGGACCCCGAACAGAACACCCTGATACTGGAGCAGCTCAGCCACGCCTGGCCCGGGGATAAACACCGGCAAGCCCTGGAGGACGGACACCCCGCCCTGGCTGAATTAAAACGCCGGGAAATCAAGGTCACTTCCATGGGGCGCACACCGAAGGACGACCCGGCCTTTTTCCTGTCCGCAGGGGCCGCCGGCATATACGCAGCCAAGTTAGCTGTTGGCACCGCTTCCAACAAAGGGAACCAGTAA
- a CDS encoding D-alanyl-D-alanine carboxypeptidase family protein, with translation MKNRYWGVIITVVLLLLTVQAGLALAAVDAQLPAAAPVNEAQAVTGDGTGAEKTSAEAAAAALETTAEAAVLMDAATGKVLWAKEQDKSLPMASVTKIMTLLLACEALEQGKISLDDRVTVSENAWSMGGSQIYLEPGEEMSMHDMLISVAVGSANDASVAVAEHIAGSEEAFVEMMNKRAAELGCKHTRFANPTGLPAENHYTSAYDMAVIMRQALTHPHFIKISSIYRYDIRGGDFVLWNTNKLLKWYQGVDAGKTGWTNEAKYCLAATAKRDGLRLISVVLGTPEPRSHFRETMKIFNYGFARYEAVQFAQRGERVKNIKVGKGTIDQVGVVAGADIAMAVPKGQKENYRGKALLPEEITAPVKKGQRLGDFVVLEGEKEVLRVPLLAQNQVSRALLLRQMHKALDHVF, from the coding sequence ATGAAGAACAGATATTGGGGCGTGATTATAACGGTCGTGCTGCTGTTATTAACCGTCCAGGCTGGACTGGCGTTGGCGGCGGTCGATGCACAGTTACCTGCTGCGGCACCGGTGAATGAGGCCCAGGCGGTTACCGGCGACGGCACCGGGGCGGAAAAAACCTCCGCGGAGGCGGCCGCGGCAGCGCTGGAAACCACTGCCGAAGCAGCAGTGCTGATGGATGCCGCCACAGGCAAGGTGCTCTGGGCCAAGGAGCAGGACAAATCACTGCCCATGGCCAGTGTCACAAAGATCATGACCCTGCTGCTGGCCTGTGAGGCACTGGAACAGGGCAAAATCAGCCTTGATGACCGGGTAACGGTTTCAGAAAATGCCTGGAGTATGGGAGGCTCACAAATTTATCTGGAACCCGGCGAGGAAATGAGCATGCATGATATGTTGATTTCGGTAGCCGTGGGTTCCGCCAATGACGCCAGCGTGGCAGTGGCCGAGCATATTGCCGGTTCTGAGGAAGCCTTTGTGGAAATGATGAACAAGCGGGCTGCGGAATTGGGCTGCAAACATACCAGGTTTGCCAATCCCACCGGTTTGCCGGCTGAAAACCACTATACCTCCGCCTACGATATGGCGGTTATTATGCGGCAGGCACTGACACACCCGCATTTTATCAAAATATCTTCCATCTACAGGTATGATATCCGGGGCGGGGATTTTGTTTTATGGAACACCAATAAATTGCTCAAATGGTACCAGGGAGTGGATGCAGGCAAAACAGGCTGGACCAACGAAGCCAAATACTGCCTGGCGGCCACGGCTAAACGGGATGGTTTGCGGTTGATTTCAGTGGTACTGGGCACACCCGAACCCCGCAGCCATTTCCGCGAAACCATGAAAATTTTCAATTACGGCTTTGCCCGTTATGAGGCTGTGCAATTCGCCCAGCGGGGTGAAAGGGTTAAAAATATCAAGGTGGGCAAGGGTACCATCGACCAAGTGGGGGTTGTAGCAGGTGCTGATATAGCCATGGCCGTGCCCAAAGGACAGAAAGAAAATTACCGGGGTAAAGCACTGTTACCCGAAGAAATCACGGCTCCGGTGAAAAAAGGACAACGGTTGGGGGATTTTGTGGTATTGGAAGGGGAGAAGGAAGTACTCCGGGTGCCCTTGCTGGCCCAGAACCAGGTTAGCCGGGCTTTGCTGCTCCGGCAAATGCACAAAGCCCTTGATCATGTGTTTTAA
- the spoIIAB gene encoding anti-sigma F factor: MNKAVLEFSSRPENVAFARVAVAALAAQLDFTLSDLDEIKVAVSEAVTNAIIHGYENQPDRIVRVEIKIAEEYIGIEVIDHGKGIKDINKALEPAYSTDPERMGLGFAFMQSFMEKFEVSSIPGKGTRVKMGRRAGTPGRQAVPEQ; this comes from the coding sequence TTGAACAAGGCTGTACTGGAATTTTCCAGCCGCCCCGAAAATGTGGCCTTCGCCCGGGTGGCGGTGGCCGCCTTGGCCGCTCAGTTGGATTTTACTTTATCCGATTTGGACGAAATAAAGGTGGCAGTATCCGAAGCGGTGACCAATGCCATTATTCACGGATACGAAAACCAACCGGATCGTATAGTCCGGGTGGAAATAAAGATTGCCGAAGAATATATAGGAATTGAAGTAATTGATCACGGCAAGGGAATCAAAGATATCAACAAGGCGTTGGAACCGGCCTATTCCACTGATCCCGAACGAATGGGCCTGGGTTTTGCCTTTATGCAGTCGTTTATGGAAAAATTTGAGGTGTCCTCCATTCCCGGTAAGGGCACCCGGGTGAAAATGGGCAGAAGGGCAGGGACACCCGGGCGCCAGGCTGTGCCTGAACAGTAG
- a CDS encoding pyrimidine-nucleoside phosphorylase produces the protein MRMVDLIQKKRDGHPLAKEEIDFIIEGFTGGSIPDYQMSAFLMAVYFQGMDAEETTSLTMAMVNSGDVMDLSGIRGVKVDKHSTGGVGDKTSLIVGPLVAAVGVPVAKMSGRGLGHTGGTIDKLESIAGFNVELTEKEFVNQVNEHKIAIVSQTGNLTPADKKLYALRDVTATVSSIPLIASSIMSKKIASGADAVVLDVKVGSGAFMKSLPAARELAETMVRIGKGVNKKTIAVITDMNQPLGYAVGNANEVMEAVQVLGGRGEAGLTRVCLTVAAHMTVAGGIYAGFDQAYAALAGVLQSGRALTKFKQFIQAQGGNPAVVDNPGELLPRARYQAQLKSPAAGYVQSIVAEQVGTAAMLLGAGRKTKNEPIDHAAGITLQKKVGDKVEYGEVLAYLHSNREITPRAMTMLSESFIIGTQRPEELPVVYDVIE, from the coding sequence ATGAGAATGGTCGACTTAATACAAAAAAAACGTGACGGCCACCCTCTGGCCAAAGAAGAAATTGATTTTATTATTGAGGGGTTCACCGGCGGGTCAATACCCGATTATCAAATGTCAGCTTTTTTAATGGCGGTGTATTTTCAAGGGATGGATGCAGAGGAAACCACAAGTTTGACCATGGCCATGGTTAACTCCGGGGATGTCATGGATTTGTCCGGCATACGGGGTGTCAAGGTGGATAAGCATTCCACCGGCGGCGTGGGAGATAAAACCAGTTTGATTGTGGGGCCGCTGGTGGCCGCAGTGGGTGTGCCCGTGGCTAAAATGTCAGGTCGCGGATTGGGGCATACCGGCGGCACCATAGACAAGCTGGAATCCATCGCAGGTTTTAATGTGGAACTGACGGAAAAGGAGTTTGTCAACCAGGTTAATGAACATAAAATAGCCATTGTAAGCCAGACCGGTAATTTAACTCCCGCTGACAAAAAACTGTACGCGCTGCGGGATGTTACTGCAACGGTGAGTTCGATTCCCTTGATTGCCAGTTCCATTATGAGTAAAAAAATCGCTTCCGGGGCCGACGCGGTTGTGCTGGATGTTAAAGTGGGTTCCGGTGCCTTTATGAAGTCTTTGCCCGCAGCCCGGGAACTGGCTGAAACTATGGTGCGGATCGGTAAGGGCGTGAATAAAAAAACCATTGCTGTGATAACGGACATGAATCAACCACTGGGCTATGCGGTGGGCAATGCCAATGAGGTTATGGAGGCTGTGCAGGTGCTTGGCGGCCGGGGGGAGGCGGGTTTAACCAGAGTTTGTTTAACAGTGGCCGCCCATATGACGGTGGCCGGGGGCATTTATGCCGGTTTTGACCAGGCATATGCCGCCCTGGCCGGGGTGCTGCAAAGCGGCCGGGCCTTGACCAAGTTTAAACAATTTATCCAGGCCCAGGGAGGTAACCCGGCGGTGGTGGATAATCCCGGGGAGCTATTGCCCCGGGCCAGGTACCAAGCACAATTAAAATCGCCCGCGGCCGGTTATGTGCAAAGTATAGTCGCCGAACAGGTGGGCACCGCGGCTATGTTACTGGGTGCCGGAAGAAAAACGAAAAACGAACCAATTGATCATGCCGCCGGCATAACATTGCAGAAAAAGGTGGGGGATAAGGTGGAATACGGGGAAGTGCTGGCTTACTTGCACAGCAACCGTGAAATAACCCCCCGGGCTATGACCATGTTGAGCGAATCCTTTATCATAGGTACCCAACGGCCTGAAGAATTGCCCGTTGTTTACGATGTTATCGAATGA
- a CDS encoding phosphopentomutase, translating into MPLTINRKVIIIVLDSVGVGALQDAHLYGDTHCNTLGNCSLAVEGLKMPHLGQMGLGLLTEIKGVPPVDNPTACYGIMAERSPGKDTTTGHWEIAGIILDRPFPLFPDGFPPEIIEPFKQRIGRDILGNKAASGTAIIEELGPLHMQTGYPIVYTSADSVFQIAAHEEVIPLAELYRMCQTARELLTGEYAVGRVIARPFVGSPGSFKRTANRHDYSIVPPRPTVLNLLRDHGFTVAAVGKINDIFAGQGISRSVHTSGNMDGVDKTLALMKENFSGLIFTNLVDFDQQYGHRNDPRGYAGALEEFDRRVPEILSALGPGDVLIITADHGCDPTTSSTDHSREYVPLLVTGQKIKKGVNLGTRKSFSDVAATVARLFQLSYDTGEEFASVITDA; encoded by the coding sequence ATGCCACTTACAATTAATAGAAAAGTAATCATTATAGTACTGGACAGTGTCGGAGTGGGTGCATTGCAGGACGCTCACCTTTACGGTGACACCCATTGTAACACGCTGGGCAATTGTTCCCTGGCCGTGGAAGGCCTGAAAATGCCACACCTGGGGCAAATGGGCCTGGGGCTGTTGACCGAAATCAAGGGCGTGCCCCCGGTGGACAACCCCACCGCCTGCTACGGTATAATGGCCGAGCGTTCCCCGGGTAAGGATACCACCACCGGGCATTGGGAAATTGCCGGAATTATACTGGACCGGCCCTTTCCACTTTTCCCCGATGGCTTTCCCCCCGAAATAATTGAGCCATTCAAACAGCGTATCGGCAGGGATATACTGGGCAACAAGGCGGCCTCGGGGACAGCAATTATCGAGGAACTGGGCCCGCTGCATATGCAAACAGGTTACCCCATTGTATACACGTCGGCGGATAGTGTGTTTCAGATTGCCGCCCATGAAGAGGTTATTCCCCTGGCGGAATTGTACCGGATGTGCCAGACGGCCCGGGAACTGCTCACCGGGGAATATGCGGTGGGCCGGGTAATCGCCAGGCCCTTTGTGGGTTCTCCCGGCTCATTCAAACGTACCGCCAACCGTCACGACTATTCCATTGTCCCGCCCAGGCCCACGGTATTGAACTTGTTGCGTGACCATGGATTCACTGTGGCCGCAGTGGGAAAAATTAATGATATTTTTGCCGGCCAGGGTATTTCCCGGTCGGTACATACCAGCGGTAACATGGATGGGGTGGACAAGACCCTGGCATTGATGAAGGAAAACTTCAGCGGTCTAATTTTTACCAACCTGGTGGATTTTGACCAGCAGTACGGGCACCGCAACGATCCCCGGGGTTACGCCGGCGCCCTGGAGGAATTTGACCGGCGGGTGCCGGAGATATTGAGCGCCCTGGGTCCCGGGGATGTACTCATCATAACAGCTGACCACGGTTGCGACCCCACCACCTCAAGTACCGACCACTCCCGGGAGTATGTGCCGCTTTTGGTAACCGGGCAGAAGATAAAAAAAGGGGTTAATCTGGGCACCCGGAAAAGTTTCAGCGATGTTGCGGCCACGGTGGCCAGGCTTTTCCAGCTCAGTTACGATACCGGCGAGGAATTTGCCAGTGTCATCACTGATGCCTAA
- a CDS encoding STAS domain-containing protein, with the protein MNYTIKRENNYLIVSVIGEIDISLTDSLRDDVDQALEDYGVNQLIFDLTEVDFVDSAGLGVILGRYKRIAARGGKVYLAGAKPQVKKVLDLSGLPRLMETHPSVHLLLDKIG; encoded by the coding sequence GTGAACTATACAATTAAAAGGGAAAACAACTATTTGATAGTATCTGTTATAGGTGAAATAGATATCAGTTTGACAGATTCACTGCGTGATGATGTGGATCAGGCACTGGAGGACTACGGTGTCAACCAGCTAATTTTTGACCTGACGGAAGTGGATTTCGTGGACAGCGCCGGGTTGGGGGTTATTCTGGGCCGGTATAAAAGGATCGCCGCCAGGGGAGGGAAAGTTTACCTGGCGGGGGCCAAGCCCCAGGTAAAAAAGGTGTTGGACTTGTCCGGTCTGCCGCGATTGATGGAGACCCACCCTTCGGTTCACCTTTTGCTGGACAAAATTGGTTAG